Below is a genomic region from Betaproteobacteria bacterium.
ACGAGTCACGGAGGTGGGCTACCCCGACCTCGGACACGCCAGCATCGTCGGTGTGCTGGCGAAACCCTATCAGGGCCGTGCGCCGGTCCTGGAGGAGGTCACCCGTTTCATCACGAGCGGCGACACGCAGTTCGCGTCTTCGCCGCTGTCGGTCAAGTGAGGTCTTCATGAGAGTTTTCCGGGTTGAAACAGGATGGGCGATGGAGGACGTGCGCCTCGGCGCGCACCCCGATCCACTGCCGGGGCCAGGCGAGATACGTCTTTCCATGCGCGCCTCGGCGCTCAACTATCGCGACCTGCTGGTGCCGCTGCGCGGTTATGGCTCACGCCAGCGCAAACTGCCGCTGGTGCTGCTGGGCGATGGGGCGGGCGTCGTGGACATGATCGGGAACGGCGTCACGCGCTTTGCCGTGGGGGACCGCGTGTGTCCGCTCGCCTATCCGACCTGGGTGTGCGGCGAACCCACTGCCGAAAGACTGGGGGCGAGCCTCGGCTGCGAGGTCGACGGCACCATGGCCGACTACATGGTGGTGTCCGAGGCGTGTGCCGTGCGGGTGCCGGATCATCTCAGCTACATCGAAGCGGCCACGCTCCCCTGCGCCGCCGTCACGGCGTGGCGTGCCCTGGTCACCGAGGGACGTGTCAAGGCCGGAGACAAAGTCCTGATCCAGGGCACCGGCGGTGTTTCGCTCTTCGCCCTCCAGTTCGCGAAGGCGCTCGGGGCTTACGTCATCGTGACGTCCTCCAGCGACGAGAAGCTCGAGCGCGCGCAGGGAATGGGGGCGGACGCCTGCATCAACTACCGTACGGTAGCGGAATGGGGGCGCCGCGCGCGCGAGATCGCAAGCGGCGACGGTGTGGATCACATCGTCGAGGTGGGTGGTCAGCAAACGCTGCCGCAGTCGCTGCGCGCCATCCGCGTGGGCGGAACGATCAGCATGATCGGCGTGTTGTCGGGGGGCGTCATGGACACGCGTCTCGGTCCGATCGTGACGCGGCACATCCGCATGCAGGGGATCACGGTCGGCAGCCGCGACGACTTCGAGGCGATGGCGCGCGCCATTGCACTGCATGGCCTGCGCCCGGCCATCGACCGCGTTTTCCCGTTCGAGGAACTGCGTGCCGCGCTCGATTACCTCGCGCGCGGGCAGCACTTCGGCAAGATCTGCATCGCCCACTGACGCGGTGCGTGCTGCGCCGAGTCGAGGCGGCGAGCCCGGCGTGGATCCGGGCTAGAATGCTGGCCTTCGGCATCTTTGCCGTCATCGCGTTGCGCCCATGGCCAAGGTCTTTCGCCGCCTGTTTCCGAAGCACATCACCGACCCCCTGTTGCAGCAGGCCGCCTTGTCGCAGGAAATGGCCCGCGTGCGCGCCGAGATCCGTCGCGACATGCCGGACAATCTGCTGCTCAAGGGATACAAGGTCTACTCGCAGACGGACGAGGACGGCATCATCGCGGCCGTCTTCGATCGCATCGGCGGCGGGCGCACCTTCATCGAGATCGGCTCCGGCAACGGCACGGAGAACAACACGCACGCGCTGTTGCTTCGCGGCTGGCGCGGCGTCTGGGTCGATGGCAGGGCCGACCGCATCGCCTTCGTCCGCTCCGAGGTCGGATCGACACCGGACCTGCTGGCCGAGCAGGCATTCGTTACCCGCGAGAACGTTCCCACGCTCGCCGCAGACTGGCTGCGGCGTCTCGGCACCCAGGCGATCGATTTCTTCTCGCTCGACATCGACGGCAACGACCTGCACGTGCTGCTGGCAGCGCTGGGCGTCTTCAGGCCGCGCGTGATCTGCGTCGAGTACAACGCCAAGTTTCCGCCGCCGCTGGAGCTTGCGATCGAATACGATCCCAAGCATGTGTGGAGCGGCGACGATTATCACGGCGTGTCGCTCGCGGCGCTGGTCTCGGCCCTGAGACCGCTCGGCTACACCCTGGTGACCTGCAATATCGCCGGCGTCAACGCGTTCTTCGTGGCCGACGCCGTGGCCGGGGCGTTCACGCTGTACGAGCCGGCACGGCTGTTCCAGCCTTCACGCTTTCATCTGTGCAGCTTCGAAAGCGGACACACGCCATCGCTCAAATTCCTGCGGCACGCCCTGGCGCGCCGCCGAACGTGAGAGCGCGGGTCAGCTGTGAGCGACGTAAACGATGCCGGGTTCGAGGAACAGCTCTTTCGGGCCGATCTCGAACAGGCGGGGGATAGGCACGACGCGTTCGAAGTCGTAGCGCATGCCTTTGAAGGTCACGTAGCGGTAGATGTCGGAGCCACGATACCGGCCGATGATCTCGGCCACGCTGTCGAGCGCGTCGCAGCGCCGCAGGATGACGCCGTAGCGCAGAAAGTTCGATGGGTCGTTGAGGCGCGCGAGATGCCGGCGCAGGAGGATGAAGATCGGCAGGTAGCAGACGGCGAGGATCAGCGCTGCCGTGAACAGGAACCGGAGACCTTCCCAGACGACCTCGCCGAAATCCATCGCATCACCCGCTTGCAAACGACCACCAGATGCCTTGGGCTGTGAGCAAAATTTCGGCCAATCGTTCCGCGGGAATATTGCCGCTTTCGCCGCGCCGGGTTGCCGGCGCACGCCGTCGCGGCAAGGGGAACGCGGTCCGCAGTCAAGGCATTGCGCCGACCGGGGTGAAGTCAGCGCTGTCGCTCGCTCGACCCGGATAGCTCCTTGCACTCAAGTCTGCCGGCGGGACCTTTCGCAGACCTTTCGGCGTGATCTCACGTCGGTTGCCGGCGTCGCGCGGTGCGCACGAATGCGAAGGATGATTGGAGGCGGCCGCGCGGTGACATGCCAGGCATGCGGGCCTGGCCGTGACGCGAGCGGGAGTGCGGCTTTGCGATGCAGAGGGCGCGCCGCAAGACAAACCCCCGGGGCGCGATGCGCCGCCGGGGGCTGAGCACCCCTGGGTCCTCAGGCTGACGCGGCCACGCGCGGGCGACGCGCCGTCTTCGCGGCGGGTTTCGCAGTCGTGGCGCGGCGACGTGTCGTTCCGTTCGCTGCGCTCTTCTTCGTTGCGCCGTTGGTCTTGCGCGGCGCTGCCTTCACGGTTGCCTTCTTGGCAATCGTTTTCTTCGCGGCTGCTTTCTTCACCGCAGCCTTCTTCGGTGCAGCCTTCTTCGGCGCACCTGCTCTCTTCGGCGCACCTGCTCTCTTCGGCGCACCTGCTCTCTTCGCCGCGGTGGTGCGTGCAGGCTTCTTCGCGGCAGTCTTCCTCGCGGGTGCGGCCTTCTTCGCTGCCGCCTTTCTTGCCGAAGTGACGCCTTTCTTCGCCGTCGTCTTACGCGCCGGTTTCTTGGTGACGGCCCGCTTGACCGTCGCCGCCTTGGTGCCGATCTTCCTGGCGACTTTCTTCAGAACCTTCCTGGCTGCGGTTTTGCGGACTGCGCCCGCGGTCTTTCTTGCCGCGGTCTTGCGCGTCGTCGCCTTCTTCGCCGGCTTTCGCGCCGTTGCCTTCTTCGCTCCTGGTTCTGCCATCAATGTCTCCATCTGGTCTGTTCCTCCAAGGAACCCTGTTGCCATTGCTACCCATCCAGCTCTCTCAGGCAGCCCGTAGCGCGCATGCGCATATCATCGGAACGCGACGACATACCGCGCGATTCGGATTGTAGGCACGTATGCAACGCAGGCACAACACGTTGTGCGCGATTCTTCAGGGACTTGCGACGGATGGATGATGAGCGAAGCGACGTCGACGCGTCGGCCGGAGTGCCTTGCGCCCCCTCAGGGGAGCGGATGTTCGCGTGCGAAGAGTTCCGGAATCGTCTCGCGGTCGCGGATCACGTGCCAGACGGAACCGTCCGCCATCACCTCGGCCGCGCGCGGGCGCGTGTTGTAGTTGGAGCTCATGCTCATGCCGTACGCGCCGGCCGACATGATCGCAATGAGGTCACCCTCGGCGAGGGCGAGTTCGCGGTCCCGTGCCAGGAAGTCCCCGCTCTCGCACACCGGGCCGACGATATCGAAGACATCGGCGGCGGCATCGGCGTGCTGCGCCACCGGCAACACCGAGTGATACGCGTCGTAAAGAGCGGGCCGCATGAGGTCGTTCATCGCCGCGTCCACCACCGCGAAGTTGCGTGTTTCGCCGTGTTTCAGGTACTCGACGCGGGTGAGCAGCAACCCGCCATTGCCGACGAGTGAGCGCCCGGGTTCGAGAATCAGGCGCTCGCGCCGGCCCGCCAGCCGTCCGCCAATGGCACGAGCATACGCCGGCAGCGACAGCGGTTCTTCGTCGCGGTAGCGGATGCCGATGCCGCCGCCCAGGTCGATGTGCTCGAGCACGATGCCCGCCGACCCCAATTGGGCGACCAGTTCGAGGATGCGCTCGAATGCCTCCAGGTAGGGTGCGATCTCGGTGATCTGCGATCCGATGTGGCAATCGATGCCGACGATGCGCACGTTGGAAAGGCGCTGCGCGTGCAGGTACAGCGCCACGGCGTCACCGTGCGGGATGCCGAACTTGTTGTCCTTGAGCCCCGTCGAGATGTAGGGATGCGTGCCCGGATCGACATCCGGGTTGACGCGAAAGGACACCGGAGCGACCTTGTTCATCGCGGCCGCCACGCGATTCAGCCGCTCGAGCTCCGAAGACGATTCGATGTTGAAGCAGAGGATGTCGTGCGTCAAAGCAAAGCGCATCTCCGCCTCGCTCTTGCCGACGCCGGAGAAGACCACGCGTCCCGGTGCGCCGCCGGCAGCGAGCACGCGGGCGAGTTCGCCGCCCGAGACGATGTCGAAACCGCTGCCCAACTGCGCGAAGAGACCAAGAATCGCGAGATTGCTGTTGGCTTTCGCCGCGTAGCAGATGAGCGGCTCCGTTTCGGCGAACGCCTCGGAATAGGCGGCATAGGCGGCAGTCAGCGCCGCGCGCGAATACACGAAGCAGGGCGTGCCGAGCGACGTGGCGATGGTCGCGAGCGAGACCGATTCGGCGCAGAGGACGCCGTCGCGATAACCGAAGGGATTCACTGGCGGTAGTGTCAGTGCGGCGGCGCAGACGGCCCGAATGGCTCCTCCGACGTGTCGAAA
It encodes:
- the lysA gene encoding diaminopimelate decarboxylase codes for the protein MNPFGYRDGVLCAESVSLATIATSLGTPCFVYSRAALTAAYAAYSEAFAETEPLICYAAKANSNLAILGLFAQLGSGFDIVSGGELARVLAAGGAPGRVVFSGVGKSEAEMRFALTHDILCFNIESSSELERLNRVAAAMNKVAPVSFRVNPDVDPGTHPYISTGLKDNKFGIPHGDAVALYLHAQRLSNVRIVGIDCHIGSQITEIAPYLEAFERILELVAQLGSAGIVLEHIDLGGGIGIRYRDEEPLSLPAYARAIGGRLAGRRERLILEPGRSLVGNGGLLLTRVEYLKHGETRNFAVVDAAMNDLMRPALYDAYHSVLPVAQHADAAADVFDIVGPVCESGDFLARDRELALAEGDLIAIMSAGAYGMSMSSNYNTRPRAAEVMADGSVWHVIRDRETIPELFAREHPLP
- a CDS encoding NAD(P)-dependent alcohol dehydrogenase produces the protein MRVFRVETGWAMEDVRLGAHPDPLPGPGEIRLSMRASALNYRDLLVPLRGYGSRQRKLPLVLLGDGAGVVDMIGNGVTRFAVGDRVCPLAYPTWVCGEPTAERLGASLGCEVDGTMADYMVVSEACAVRVPDHLSYIEAATLPCAAVTAWRALVTEGRVKAGDKVLIQGTGGVSLFALQFAKALGAYVIVTSSSDEKLERAQGMGADACINYRTVAEWGRRAREIASGDGVDHIVEVGGQQTLPQSLRAIRVGGTISMIGVLSGGVMDTRLGPIVTRHIRMQGITVGSRDDFEAMARAIALHGLRPAIDRVFPFEELRAALDYLARGQHFGKICIAH